ACTTTGGACCCAGTTTAACGAAGAAGccgctttttttttacattgcgattgttttatctttcttcCTTTCCATCATTGTTTTACAGGAGATGAGGCCATTATATCGATGTCGCTGGCCGGGGAGGTGACTGACACTTCGATCATGGAAGTGGGCCGTTCTAGACCGCAGTTTCAATATTCTCGGGTAAATATCGCATTTTGCAAgtgttgaaatttatatttaaaaaaccaagTATATCTTGTGAtgtgttttttgtttttttttctacaggAAGATCTAATGCTGATCAAAAATTTGCGATTGTCTAGACGTAGACCTACATTCCTAGATGCCGCTTATAACAAGTAAGTTATAAAGGTTTATGATCCACCAAAGTAGATTAACTTCAATCTTggtttatattatcttatcttttttcaatttttagaactagaaaaagaaaaaaaatcagttaAAACTAAGATCAAAATAATCCACACATACGGTGTGATTAAAATGAATCGAATTATCAAGATATCGATATTTGTCTTACCAATCGCGTAATACTTAATTTTGCTTGCAGCTCGCGAGGCGTTTGGGATCCTGAACGCTGGCATTCGGACAGAAAGCGTAGCGATACACCCCCGAAGGAAGAGAGGACTGGACGTGGTGATCAAATCACTGAGAATCATAGTAAGCGACGTAGTAATGGCGATCCACGAGACCGAATACGTAAGGAGCAAGACGGCATCGTTTTGAGTCCACAACGAAGAAGTTTTAATTCAGGTTGTTTCGTTAACGTTTCAAATCAGCCACCGAGCCGGCGCCCAGAAAGCCCAATTGGCAAAACAGAGGTACGTCTTCGTCTTGAAGTGTCACTTTTCCAAGACTTCATATCTTTACATTATCTTTTACATCGCTTTGCTATTTATAAacacaattacaaaatactttacaCAGGTTAGCCACCGTGAACCTGTTCGTCGAATTGGTAGCGGTAGAATTCTAACACGGGATATATGGGACTTTCGAGCGGAGAACGAGAAAATGGAATCTGAGCGTGCAGATTACGGGTTTAGATCAGGCACAGCTGCTGGTGGCTCTCTGCGTGATCGTGACAGTAGAGATAATCGTGATGGAGGGAAGGAGCGAGATAGGGATCGCGACATGCGAGAACGCGATCGCGAACGGGATGAGAGGTTTGAGCGGCGATCATTCGGCCGGGATTACGGGGATCGCGGTGAAAGGGAGCGCGATCGTGGCGATAGGGGAGGAGCGGAGCGAAACAATGAGCGGAATCATCAGACGGACCGTGACAAGGATCGCGGACGCGAGAAGAGATTTATCAACGACCGTCGTCAACGAACGTACAGTGACACTCGTGATTTGGACGAGCCCGAATGGTTTAGCTCAGGACCTACGTCTCAACATGATACGATTGAGCTCAGAGGCTTCGAGGATATTCCGGAGGAAAAGGTAGTGAGCAGCGGTAGCAATGCCAAAAGTAAGAAGCAAAATCCCACACAAAAGAAACGTGGCAAGAGAAATTCCACGGAGAAGGACGAGAAACCGAATGAGAATTCGGCGACGGGTCCTAAGGGACGCAGCACTCCGACTGTCATGGATCAGCCTGTGAACGCTGTGCCGGCGCCACGTTCTCCGCTTTCCGAACAGACTGAGCAATCTATCActaagaagaaagagaaagatgtTAATGAAAGTAGTGTCACCGGGCCGACCTCCGAATCGAGAGAGAACTCCAACAGCGCAAATCAGAATCAAGAGGACTCGCATCCTGATTTTAATCTAGATGAGTTTCTGAAATCTGATACGTTCCCTGGAGTTTCCGGATTGTTGACGGTGAGTCGTCTCGTTAAtccgaaatattttacataatattttgtttcgaatatttgtaatttattttctcgcgtcacactcaaacaatttttgcctttttatttgtagaatgGCGTTGGTTCGAATAGCGGTACCGGTTCGCGATTCAGTCAGTGGTTCAAGAGAGAAAGCCCAATTCAGCAAGCAGATAGTCGTAGAGCTTCCATACAAGATGAATtgctgaataatttattaaacgacATCACCGAACCGAATATTCAAATACCATCGGTGACGGAATCGAACACTTACTTCGCTCCAATTTCTCCGGCCAACACTACCAATAATGCTAATACTACCACAAATGGCGTCAAATTACTCGAGATGTTACATCGTGGTAATAAGCCAAATCAAAACGGCCAGGGTGATGCGAGTAGTACAGCTATACCTATGATGAAGAATTGTTCTATTAAAGATTTGGGTAAGAtagattgtttaaataaatattgctatCAAGTAAACAAATTACAGTGAAATTGATAggcataaatttctttttagaagTTGGTGGCAAAGTTGTGCATAGTTTGGAAGAGTTGGAAGCACGTATGCGGGGTGGTGCTCCTCCACCTGCGACTTCGACTGATGCACCCCGTGCAAATAAGACTGAAGAAGATCTCTCTGCTTTTAAGAAACTGGTAGGTTTACACATGAtaatttgactttttattttatttcataagtatatcaaaacgaaaaaagattttttttaagcttGCTCAAGTGACTGGAGGACAAGCTGTGCCTGCAGCTAACGGACCTATCACTCAAAAACAGCCTGTAACATTAATGCAAGTAAGTATATATGATACTTAATTTTtggtatattaattaagacgcatatatttttttctttcagttaCTTAATTCACAATTGAAAACTCAACAATCATCGATGCCATCTCAACAGCCGCCCGCAGAACCTATTCATACTACTACATTTAATCACGTCGGTCCCCTTGGTCCTACTCAACATCCGCATCAAGCTCAGATGCAACACGAGAATCTAATGAAAGTTTTGCAAATACaggtacaataatatttttttataattaatatgtgaTACATTTTGGTaaacgaaatatttaatattaattgtagcaacaacagcagcagcaacaacaacaacaacaacaacaacaaaagCAACAACGACATTCCGATATGCTATCAATGATGATGGGAAATCAACGGATGTTAGGTGTCAGTCCGGTGCCGGCGGAGATGCAaatgatgataaataatgtccCGTCGAGCCAAGAGCTCTTACAGCGTCCGGAAGCTCAAGCAATTATTCAAGGTTTACAGCAAGGGGAGATCACTAGGCAACATCTAATACAGCAGTTGCAGGTTAGTTATTACGATAGATTGTATTGCAGAAtagagattttaaaaaattaattgcatctTCCCACAGAACCCCGCAATGCAACATCGCCATCGAGAAGTACTGGTGAACATATTGAAAATGTATGGTGGCACTACGCCTCGCACTATAAGTCCGCATCCTCATCCCGCTGCTCCTATCCCTCAGGATCACATCCTGCAACAGATGCTATATCAACAACAGCAACAGAGAATTCCATCTCCTATGAATAacggtaaaatattttacgtgttgataattaaaaaaatttttattttttcgtaaaggcaaatttaaaatgttgagattctatattttttttttttattaaattgaacgATTTTGTACTGTATTTGGAATGCAGCTTATTGTCCACCTCCGATAATATCGTCAAATTTAACAGCTAGTCCTAGTACTTTAACAGTACAACATCcaggtaatataataaatacataaactttatattttgtaattttttaaatcttttatataaataaaaaaatttgtattaaagttACATGAGAAAAGGactatatgtaataatattatttgataagttattttaatttaaattattgggcgatatttaataaaactgaaaaaatatatataaatatatgtaaattgttattgttataacAGTGATACCGCATAGAGTACCGTCGCCAAGGGAGATTGTTATGCATACTCAGTCTATAATGCAAAATGctttaatcaagaaaaaattggAGGAACAACGTGAGAATTTTCGTAAGCGGCAAGatcagcagcaacaacagcagcagcagcaagtTCAACAGCAACGCGCTTCGAGCCCTGTTAATTCGCCAGCTAAGCAAACTGCGAGTCCGCTCGCTTTCACTCCAACCTCCGTTTTACGTAAAATGACTGCTGATAAGGAACCTGACGGTGCGAATCAATTCTGTCAAGTAGAAACGACCTCTTCTATTACTCCTACAATTAATggaaatgttaattttcgCATGTCTCAAAATAATCATCAGAAACGCACATCTGCTTCTTCTATTAATCTCTCTAAGTTTTCTAATTCTGTCAATCAGGTGCAAAATGAAACTCTTAAAATGATCTTCCTGCAATCTGCCATAGCTAATCGTACAAGTAATACCTTCGATACGGAAGAATCGgcattaaaaactaaatatttgtattcgTTACAGCAGAAAAAAGACATAGaagataataagaaaattagtaCTACGAAGGAAAAGGTTTTCCTTGgtgttaataaaaatgcaaacaataatacaaaaacaacAAAGTCTGATGTAGTAGATGTTGATAATGATACTAACAATAATGATTATTGTGTCTCGCTTAACGAGGTACTAAAAAAACCATCTAAATTGGATATGCCGGTagacgaaaataaaataaccacATCTACAGCATCAGATGAAATAAAGAACGTTGATTTGCAAAATGCTACTTTACTTACAACCAGTGAAAATGTCTAATTGTGCTGTCACGTGGATGAGGAGTTTGATAAAGTGTACATTGATGTTTCATAAAAGTAAATTCTTAATTGTTTAgagctatattttttttctattatttttgcgTTATAGGGTGTTTTCCAGCAACGACACGGTGCAACACAGAGTATCATTCTATCTTCTTTCAATATCAGTAAAcaacaaagatagaatgagACTCTGTGTCGCACCGTGTCGttgctggaaagcacccaTAAAAAGCAGAGCTATTTTGTTTCTTCGTTTTACGTTTGCGGCGGCGGCTTTATaagcttaaaaaatatctttaatatgacagatattttgaaatattatttttattttatatgtgataaaaaagcactttataaaataaactcttCATTTCTTAACATAGATTTATCTTCGAAAAATagtatatgttaaaataatttttttataataaaaagcttTATTTTGATCTTGTATCATCTGctttaacttttctttttttttacacactcACATTTTTCtcctatttttaatattgctcgtttttattagaatttttttttaatatgccatattttTATTCGATCTGCTTGCCAAAATTGCATGGGTTATGctttacagaaaataaatgtgtaaGTGACAActacatttattgttatttctataaaattattacagttaattattgttttattcacaaaatgattttatataaagataatatataaaagtgagatatgatttataagaaatagGAAACTAAATAGTATTAGTATAGGAATAAGAATGatgttcaataaataattaatttgtaagttgcgtatatacatatataaatattaaataaaaacgtgaattttagcttttaattttgacgaagatataaatcaaatttttatatcactagactataatttttgaagataaaaaaaggaaaatattaagGAATCAAGAAAGCATTAACATTTGTGTTTGTTATGAATATTTAgccttaaaataattctttgtcattgtaaaattattgtatctATATCTGGACATAGGAAGCAGCAATGAGCCACCCAAATTGTCTACACAAACTCAAGCTTCTCAAATGCAACAAATGCAGTCAGCTGCGGTTCAGTTACTTGCACAGGGAGCTCTTTCGAGACACACCGCATTGCGATCGCAACCTCCTGTTCAATCGACATGGTCGAATCCACCGCTTAAACAGCATCCAGGTAGgtttatcactttttaaaattttcctaAAATTATAGAGAAATTTTCCATTGTAAAAGTCTCTTATTATTGATCTCGAAAATCTAATCTTGAAATTGACAATGTAAATGTAGCTGTACTCTATGTTTAATGCCACAGGAATTCTAATTACAGGTCGACCTATAGTAAAAGGtggtaataataacaacaacGCGAGTGGCAATCAGTTCCAATATAATACGGGAAATACAGAGTTCCAACAACaccaacaacaacaacaacaacataGAACAGTTCCGAATGTTTATGGCAATCCAGCACGATCTAAGCACACGATGGCAACTTCGTTATCGCATCACAATGTTCCACAATACAATGTAGCGCAGAACTCGATTATGAATCAAAGAGCGAATCCTATGAATACGCAAATGAAGACACAGCAAGTTTCAACGCATCTCGCTAATATGCAACAACCACAACCGCCGCATGGAACCGTTAACATACAACAACCACCGCAGAGAACTGTAAATACACCTATGCAACTTGTTATGAGCCAAAACTACAATTCTAATCGTACAggtaataatttgataaagtaCGAATTATGAgtgtttttgaaatattttttttaaaaacaagtcGAATAATCTTTGCGACTTCTACTTTTACACATCAATATTTGCAGAGCTTAGATCCCTTCTCATTCCATTTACATTGATTTTTCAGGTGTTTCTCTCCCAAATCAAATTGCATGCAATGGTGTTCagaaattggaaaaataacaaaactaCCTTAGTTTTCCTCTTCGTTTAATCCTGTCTTGACATCATCTTGTTTATTCCTCTTTggattaaattaagtaaacaattattaactACATTGAAATGCTTTACGCtagcaaattttataacagtATCATcgagttatatataaataatatcaactattctttttaatattttgtgtgaCAACCCGTATAGATAGCGATAATATTTACtcttatttaaacaataatctgtacattaaaattatatgtgtagATGCAGGACGGGTGATGCGATCACAACAATTGAATATGACAGTCGGCCGTCAACCTTCACCAGGCCTCGGATTTGTGGGCAGTAATGGAGGTGATCTATCGCCAACATCTAATCAGCTTGCGCGATGGTTCAGCCCGGAACTTCTCGCTCAAGCTCGGGCCGGCAAGCTTCCGGAGCTTGCGCAAACGAACGTCCTATCGTTGGAGGAGCTCGAGAGACTTCAACATGCATCAACTATAGTGCATAACTAAAGTGACATTGTATTCGAATTACGTTTCAATTTTAGCGTGAAATTGCATTGGTAACACTACTCGCTACTGATTGGAGAATTCGGTATTCTTCGGTACATCTTCCTTCACGTCCAAAGCACCTATATAACATCCCCTATATGGATGCTGGATACACGCTGATAAATGACAAATGGTGCTCGCCTACGTAGATCGTTTTATCAAGTCTTCGTATTGACAAGAGATTTATCAAAGTAATACCATGTAATTTGATTAGGAATAGAGTCGATGATCGGTTGGACAGTACTTCTCTTTCGAAAGATCTTTTGTTGAAGATGATTACTAACATCATTTGTGAAGCCATCAAGTTTCGCGGAATGTTATTTAGAAACTACAAATGTACAGAATAGAATATGATAGTAAGAACAAAGCGTTAGAACGAAAAAGTGGACAGCTTTCTATACGAAAATGACGTATTGTTTATAagactgaaaaaaaagaaaattcttattGTTGATTATATATCAAGCTGTTAGAGCTTCATGCGTACTTTCTAAATAACAACACAATAAGATCTATTTGCCTAAGATAAGACTGCAAGTTTCTTATGTATTCCTATCTCATTATCTAACaagaaactaaaaattatctgGCGACTTTTGCATAAAgcgttaatttcaatgtttttatatttaaagcaCATTTGTCATCAgtctcttattttttcttgttgtcaattaacaaatattacgagatatattgtgactatattttgcaataattcataaatattgaaaGCACCGTTACGTTCATTACGTTCCTTAACTTCGgaacaaagaaaaacaagatattttatttattgctgtcagcaaacgtaaaaatatagtCTATATACTAAGTATGTGTCTAACGCAAAAAACTTATATCGTTGTCGCCAGCAGGAATAAGAACTAGATAGTCGATACGTTTAATctagtattatttatagaatacatCACGTGCTTGCTTATTTACGATGGGACTTGCAAAGATCCTTAGGCAAATAATATGCGATCCCTTGAACTTGTGAACTGCAAGATAGCACCTGATTACAATTACATACACAGAGTGATGtcgtatttaatattctattcgTATTACTGCAAACAATGCGACTTTATTAACACGAAAAGCGTACGAAATAAAACGATGAGTATGTGACATCAAgtcatacatatattacaaaaaataaatatataatatatacttttctcTCGTGTGTAGAAGGCGCATGAAAGTGTCATTATCCTGATCGAAAGTGATATATAGAACTGTTTCTTAATAAAGAAGCTCGGAAGATACATAGAAGATTTATTCGcagaattaaagaaaacgaAAACATTCCACCCGCCAATAAAGGATCAAATTAAACGAGATCTCTTAGAATTTCGAACAACATCAATACTATTACTAACCTGCATTTGGtttcaattgttttaattgtttatctcGAGAAAGTTACAATTTCTGTGTAATTACGCAAAAAAGGATATTTACATGTATCCCACTAACttcaaaataatcatttctGTTAAAAGTTTACttcaacttatattttaaaagaagattaatattatttactatttaattatacattagaGTCTCATGCGcgattaattgcatttttctttttttataatttattaagcaTATTATACTTTCATACCCTTAATAATTACTtgagacaaaattattttacagtactttatattaaaaacaaaagaacaaGTATTTTGTACCGAAAGTATCTTTTAAAGAGagtatctttttttactaattgtttgacatttatgtaaacaagTTTTTCTTTccaattcttaaatattatattctattataatttttgcaaatattaattgcatttattactTAGTTTTCACTTACTTTATTGCATAtatgctaattttttaaaaatttgatatgaaTGTGTTGGGAGTTGTATAAGAAGCACATAAAGCAAGTTTACTGGGATGTGAAATCTCGAGAGGAAAATAACGTAAAGttcattttcataattatattgtgtgcttgcagataaaattatatagactCAGGTTTGCACAATAGATGTAATTACGAAAAATGTCCTAATAATATACTGTAAACactataattttgataaagattGTGTGTAATTAAAGCATTTAATGTTAGGTAAACATTATTTGCAGCAGTGTTACATTGATCCGCCTTCACACATTTATTTTCGCCATTGAATCTGGCTGATAAATGATCTCTTATACGCTTGTTATTCtatgtgtacaaaatattctttaatgataatattttaagagaaacagagcttttatatatacatacacacacacacacacatatatatgtatatatatgtatgtatgtatgtatgtatgtatgtatgtatgtatgtatatcttTAAAACACATACAAGAGTGctatttgtaacatttatttacactcaacaattgattaaattcttaactgatatataaatatgtgatgtatatgtatatatatatacatgtatatcaactatgaatatatattatattatatttaatacaatataatatatatatatattatatatatataatatgtagaaaacattttatatgtatatatatgtatatatacacacattataataatataatatgataaaataaatgtcgaaaataatttacacataGATACAATTACGAAAATGATACACATTCATAatgacattaataaattttacaactcGCAAACTCGAAAAATGCAAGACTGCTTGTGGGACTCTAACGTTATCCTAAATGTCGTCGCGTTCACAAGATTGAATAAAATGGCGTATAAACAATACTTGCACGCGCgacggagagaaaaagagaaaagtttcatttttgtataatatttctgtTCATCGATATTTTCTCATCTAGTGTATTGAAGGCAATTTTTCAGATTGTATTTTGAAAACTGATTTATCACCATAGGTTTATCTCGAGCGTCCATGAGTGTACAAAGCGTATGAGAACGAAGAACAAAAGGGATTAAATTGTTGAATCATATCTAAATGCAAGCACcatcaaagagagagagtgcgggtgtgtgtgtgtgtgtgtgtgtgtgtgtgtgtgtgtgtgtgtgtgtgtgtgtgtgtgtgtgtgcgcgcgcgcgcgcagagaGGAGAGATTGGAATTTTTGattgtttattttactatagaaAGAGGCATGAGATACCGAATGCACgaaagtaaaaaagcatttattatgtaatgtttaaaaattaatttctcaataaGATCAGATGCACGAAACAAATTGaggaaacaatttttaacgaCGTTCAGTTAACGTTAAAAGATATTGTAACACTAGAACGACCGGGACATTTATATCTCGCACAGTTTTCGAATGATTAAGATGACTACGATTCAGGCAGTTTTATAACTCATTTTACGTTCGTTCTTGActtgtcattttatttttattatttaaaaatgttttattttttatgtttatctttaaattgtcTGAGGATAATTAAGAAAAGCTAAAAATCAATCGTTCTAGCGTTGAAATCGAAATTTGAGAGTTCTTCGAGATCTCGCATTTCTGAATGTAACATCTACTTATTGGCTTGATGATAGTAATGTCTATATTCTCTTGAGACAAGAATTGCTACGTTTCGGCACCGTACCGCATTTACATTTAGCTTCGCGTTTCTTGGATGATGGAAGCTCATTTTACCAATATTTGGTAGAAGAACAGAAGAAAGATGAAGAAATTGTGATCGAAATGCACAAAGGAGCATTTACttgatctttttataaaatgcaattgCACTTCTGATGATTACACTTCTGCTTTCATTAAATGGAAAATTGCGAACGAGATCCGATGCATTTGCGAATTTAAAGATTGTTCCGTAACTCGAAAACacgtttttgtaaataaatcgaTTCCCAAGTAAACGCTAAAATACATTTAGTCTGTGCACTGTGGGTGTCGATgactgtaaataaaattactgaatattatattacgtgaagtcgaaaaagaaaatgtcaaataaatacaaaaaactaattatccttattattattacatcatCTTGCCGAAATAACTGATATatctcttaaattttattttgctcgTAAGATTGAAAGAttcttatttgatttattattaatcgatagtttaaaaatttttctatgtatttaccagactttcttttaaaaattcaaagcgATTAAATTGTGCGCGATtgttcattaatatattattacttttaaatttaaaaaaatataattttaacttcttttccatcattttattaaattactgagcatttttgttgaataataaGTGAGAATAAGTCACGGGGATTCTGCTGAATTCTAAGGTCATCGTAAAATCTGCATATATTCGATTTTCATAGAGATCGAGTAAGTTTCCACCGAGGGTTCAAATCGGGTCAGAGTAGGGCCAATCAGCCAATGGCTATGCTGGTCACAACGGAAATTAGATTACTTCCGTTGTAACCAGCACAACTATTGGCTAATTAGCTCAATTCTAACCCGATTTGAACTCTCAGTGGAAACTTTCTCATATCCTGAGAGCGACCACTGCGGCttttttcgtgcgaccgatatttgactagcagagaaacgtatacgcaaattctgatcttacagaaaagttggaaatttattggctatcgtatggctattaaccaataaacttgcaacttttctgttagagcgagtacttgcgtatacgtttctcttgcgaatgacttcaagaatcgggccccaggagctcgattcttgaattcattcgcaagaaaacgtatgcgcaaaaacccgctctaacagaaaagttgcaagtttattggttgaaagccatacgatagccaataaataatcaacttttctgtaagaacagaatttgcgaatacgtttctcttgcgaataaattcaagaatcgagcccctggggcccgattcttgaagtcattcgcaagagaaacgtatacgcaagtactcgctctaacagaaaagttgcaagtttattggttaatagccatacgatagccaataaatttccaacttttctgtaagatcagaatttgcgtatacgtttttcttgcgaatgacttcaagaatcgggccccaggggctcgattcttgaagtcattcgcaagaaaaacgtatacgcaaatactcgctctaacagaaagttgtaagtttattggttaatagtcatacgatagccaataaatttctaacttctgtaaaaacagaatttgcgaatacgtttctcttgcgaatgaattcaagaatcgagcccctggtacccaacgtggatgtaaagccCGTTTTACATTAATCGTAAGCAGCCAGTTGTGACTTGCGACATCCAATAAGCgcttagtttctagttaaagctcgacagtCATTGGGTGTTGCAAATTGCAACTGGCGACTGCGAATGGAGAACGGACTTTACATCCAT
This genomic stretch from Monomorium pharaonis isolate MP-MQ-018 chromosome 4, ASM1337386v2, whole genome shotgun sequence harbors:
- the LOC105828146 gene encoding putative uncharacterized protein DDB_G0271606 isoform X3 — encoded protein: MSVESVTSDKQQQQQQPPPPPLPTATTTATATATATTATAAAATTTATTTTTTATTSVTAATATTTATKRVEGDEAIISMSLAGEVTDTSIMEVGRSRPQFQYSREDLMLIKNLRLSRRRPTFLDAAYNNSRGVWDPERWHSDRKRSDTPPKEERTGRGDQITENHSKRRSNGDPRDRIRKEQDGIVLSPQRRSFNSGCFVNVSNQPPSRRPESPIGKTEVSHREPVRRIGSGRILTRDIWDFRAENEKMESERADYGFRSGTAAGGSLRDRDSRDNRDGGKERDRDRDMRERDRERDERFERRSFGRDYGDRGERERDRGDRGGAERNNERNHQTDRDKDRGREKRFINDRRQRTYSDTRDLDEPEWFSSGPTSQHDTIELRGFEDIPEEKVVSSGSNAKSKKQNPTQKKRGKRNSTEKDEKPNENSATGPKGRSTPTVMDQPVNAVPAPRSPLSEQTEQSITKKKEKDVNESSVTGPTSESRENSNSANQNQEDSHPDFNLDEFLKSDTFPGVSGLLTNGVGSNSGTGSRFSQWFKRESPIQQADSRRASIQDELLNNLLNDITEPNIQIPSVTESNTYFAPISPANTTNNANTTTNGVKLLEMLHRGNKPNQNGQGDASSTAIPMMKNCSIKDLEVGGKVVHSLEELEARMRGGAPPPATSTDAPRANKTEEDLSAFKKLLAQVTGGQAVPAANGPITQKQPVTLMQLLNSQLKTQQSSMPSQQPPAEPIHTTTFNHVGPLGPTQHPHQAQMQHENLMKVLQIQQQQQQQQQQQQQQQKQQRHSDMLSMMMGNQRMLGVSPVPAEMQMMINNVPSSQELLQRPEAQAIIQGLQQGEITRQHLIQQLQNPAMQHRHREVLVNILKMYGGTTPRTISPHPHPAAPIPQDHILQQMLYQQQQQRIPSPMNNVIPHRVPSPREIVMHTQSIMQNALIKKKLEEQRENFRKRQDQQQQQQQQQVQQQRASSPVNSPAKQTASPLAFTPTSVLRKMTADKEPDGSSNEPPKLSTQTQASQMQQMQSAAVQLLAQGALSRHTALRSQPPVQSTWSNPPLKQHPGRPIVKGGNNNNNASGNQFQYNTGNTEFQQHQQQQQQHRTVPNVYGNPARSKHTMATSLSHHNVPQYNVAQNSIMNQRANPMNTQMKTQQVSTHLANMQQPQPPHGTVNIQQPPQRTVNTPMQLVMSQNYNSNRTDAGRVMRSQQLNMTVGRQPSPGLGFVGSNGGDLSPTSNQLARWFSPELLAQARAGKLPELAQTNVLSLEELERLQHASTIVHN
- the LOC105828146 gene encoding eukaryotic translation initiation factor 4E transporter isoform X1 encodes the protein MSVESVTSDKQQQQQQPPPPPLPTATTTATATATATTATAAAATTTATTTTTTATTSVTAATATTTATKRVEGDEAIISMSLAGEVTDTSIMEVGRSRPQFQYSREDLMLIKNLRLSRRRPTFLDAAYNNSRGVWDPERWHSDRKRSDTPPKEERTGRGDQITENHSKRRSNGDPRDRIRKEQDGIVLSPQRRSFNSGCFVNVSNQPPSRRPESPIGKTEVSHREPVRRIGSGRILTRDIWDFRAENEKMESERADYGFRSGTAAGGSLRDRDSRDNRDGGKERDRDRDMRERDRERDERFERRSFGRDYGDRGERERDRGDRGGAERNNERNHQTDRDKDRGREKRFINDRRQRTYSDTRDLDEPEWFSSGPTSQHDTIELRGFEDIPEEKVVSSGSNAKSKKQNPTQKKRGKRNSTEKDEKPNENSATGPKGRSTPTVMDQPVNAVPAPRSPLSEQTEQSITKKKEKDVNESSVTGPTSESRENSNSANQNQEDSHPDFNLDEFLKSDTFPGVSGLLTNGVGSNSGTGSRFSQWFKRESPIQQADSRRASIQDELLNNLLNDITEPNIQIPSVTESNTYFAPISPANTTNNANTTTNGVKLLEMLHRGNKPNQNGQGDASSTAIPMMKNCSIKDLEVGGKVVHSLEELEARMRGGAPPPATSTDAPRANKTEEDLSAFKKLLAQVTGGQAVPAANGPITQKQPVTLMQLLNSQLKTQQSSMPSQQPPAEPIHTTTFNHVGPLGPTQHPHQAQMQHENLMKVLQIQQQQQQQQQQQQQQQKQQRHSDMLSMMMGNQRMLGVSPVPAEMQMMINNVPSSQELLQRPEAQAIIQGLQQGEITRQHLIQQLQNPAMQHRHREVLVNILKMYGGTTPRTISPHPHPAAPIPQDHILQQMLYQQQQQRIPSPMNNAYCPPPIISSNLTASPSTLTVQHPVIPHRVPSPREIVMHTQSIMQNALIKKKLEEQRENFRKRQDQQQQQQQQQVQQQRASSPVNSPAKQTASPLAFTPTSVLRKMTADKEPDGSSNEPPKLSTQTQASQMQQMQSAAVQLLAQGALSRHTALRSQPPVQSTWSNPPLKQHPGRPIVKGGNNNNNASGNQFQYNTGNTEFQQHQQQQQQHRTVPNVYGNPARSKHTMATSLSHHNVPQYNVAQNSIMNQRANPMNTQMKTQQVSTHLANMQQPQPPHGTVNIQQPPQRTVNTPMQLVMSQNYNSNRTDAGRVMRSQQLNMTVGRQPSPGLGFVGSNGGDLSPTSNQLARWFSPELLAQARAGKLPELAQTNVLSLEELERLQHASTIVHN